The Gadus macrocephalus chromosome 21, ASM3116895v1 genome has a segment encoding these proteins:
- the tdrd6 gene encoding tudor domain-containing 6 isoform X4 — MSSIPGLPPVGSDVTVLVTRVNLNANCVLVELWANFNKEREAEYKCMERSIQYPGELFREQDGDPGDHCLACVDDTWSRTRIVSRNGNNYTVFLIDKGWIHGATTNLLAWGKKDYFLLPPEVEFCVLSNILPLSPDNRWSPMALQFLDSLSGITVRALVQNVLVPQRTFLLHIACISKQMHEMGFAKCLSPPEFNDYVLKSVHSDNRIALSPGPPQQSTADRGEPFDQQQSFMYVELPIGIVETVIITEVTSPLRVFCQLKVCSQELKKLSEKLTKHYEGRTSSSTGPDTLGSPCAARGNDGKWYRSVVRQILPANNAVEVFNVDSGKKQFVLVDNVKPLAAEFFRMPVMTYITSLHGIIDKGVGWTAGQIDQLRSLLLCQTVVARFEYHSLSEGVHYVTLYGQDNKNLNTLFGSTERCLLESEKLLVDYVGDGPLCKTGDQAPHEGQGDAQSSPKAVKLVGRKTPKEQIPVEDLPLGSSLVVVVLRVSSPSEFWIQTQKYAIEFDHLMAGISDLDRDPVNPTVGSYCAARLQDGLMYRSRVVEVRETKIKVFLVDYGKTEVVDQGSICFLPNKFRELPQLALQCKLAGVKPRNERWTRTEVDFFTRSVTDKLLHSRVVTQYDGGYGVRLTDSVAHGEKDVGKLMCSYDIAVQDDAQSEDGYKVASPHAMTTLAPNRGAAPLVVKDSISDCQPQNPVDLNNNEGRPATLGEQRFAIGSTLEVNVSCIESPNDFWCQLTRNMTFLRLLMQDLQTYYAESQFSPFAEKLCVARHPDDGMWYRAIVIHRHVTRHVNVLFVDFGKTKAAVPLCNLRKICPAFLKLKGQAFRCSLYNPEEPLPPIKDWNQEARAQFKEFVETAVSKHVDLKCTVYATMYSEQKVLHNIVDLETPFESVCTRMLQLSKSTPPKKIPAPLIRLDTYCYSAHNIKMGTEEMMTVTSVDSANQFYCQLDRNFDVVEDLTVKLQSLCERLKNAKLPTLFGTVCFAKYPDGHWYRGLIKATKPSIRVFFVDYGDTLEVDKAGILPVPMEATEIMMVPVQAIECGLADVPANVQSEVNSWFKTKATDGSFRGLVVAKEPCGKLLVELYDETSQVNSEIRKTFLTALPKGVPELKDNTQAPKRKPCSDPKPVPHLENDVKVSRATSWSENRHSQRLNEKSNPLTQDRYKTPHQRNMASRIEAGQQWTDQVDTQPIEQYVPEQRQQRSVSHLHCTESQQSKVVLEPKKPAPKQSEKPRTLDVKVEPLRYLLPNFSEGQKLEAYVATIKGPHTFWCQPADGEELDRITHAVSELGNAEHKPLDPKLLSHGRACVALFTDEQWYRAEVRSLDGSKLSAHFVDYGNDSQVNIKDVREITSELVKIKAQAFLCELDGFDDANGSWTEGAVEHIAELMTDKLLELTVVKVLGEDEGKFKCIVQVLCEGNKINATARSYWRSSRTENNIDSTELSAVHPTLLPCDSAVQDTAMPQSKSEAEEPEHHTMEKESPRDPPDEQHTVGSEKSEEPSILSEVAMVSELTSESLDQTTHSPQSDSVGDEEVPVLCEAQPGDGAARLSDKDEACQPESLSTDDSVIKPDQDCQRDDPQVDDKGSGPDQDGLEDTPATLELDLDSEFGGLRVAEALPVGAMCIIRSQTSQRWCRAIILKNLPDHTLVVLIDEEREMLVRPDAVFESVVPRADQLDANNNQCSDPHSVPFPTQLLAGELSDDSEGTLVGVEEMTSREDGDLETSLSEGTPPRMDGPLPVQDNGAPSAPCGPSQPGTAAPDELLGTVEEVVHPSSEEVVPCTREEVVNPSSEEVQQRSTQALSCPTEKEVQLPLTDAVLMPSTKEEVQVNPLAEEVPLPFSDDEEGLLPSRLEGPPLAEEVVVSPPDETVMEQGPSPRVGEPRATAVAAGRELAGDERPTEGRPLQGAGARGPTMLHRAILNFFWWTGLSSGPVPVDEEQGTPEIQPIAAPRRDAEDLMERVPLGSAGQSLEAQLSSVTHLSLVIHDSSENLTNEE, encoded by the exons ATGTCTTCAATACCTGGACTTCCGCCGGTGGGATCGGACGTTACTGTTCTGGTAACTCGTGTCAATTTGAACGCCAACTGTGTGCTTGTAGAGTTATGGGCCAACTTCAACAAAGAAAGGGAAGCAGAATATAAGTGCATGGAAAGGTCCATTCAGTATCCCGGTGAACTGTTTCGAGAGCAGGACGGAGATCCTGGAGACCATTGCTTGGCCTGTGTCGATGATACCTGGTCCCGAACACGCATAGTATCGAGAAATGGCAATAATTACACAGTGTTCCTCATTGACAAGGGTTGGATACATGGGGCCACCACAAACTTGTTGGCATGGGGCAAGAAAGACTACTTTCTCTTGCCACCCGAGGTTGAATTCTGTGTGCTGTCCAATATCCTGCCGCTCTCCCCTGACAACAGGTGGTCTCCAATGGCTCTGCAGTTTCTTGATTCACTCTCTGGGATAACAGTGAGGGCATTGGTTCAAAATGTGCTTGTTCCACAGAGAACCTTTCTCTTGCACATTGCATGCATATCGAAGCAAATGCACGAGATGGGGTTTGCCAAATGTTTGTCTCCTCCTGAGTTCAACGACTATGTGCTCAAGTCGGTGCATTCTGACAACAGAATAGCACTTTCCCCAGGGCCCCCTCAGCAGTCCACAGCGGACAGGGGTGAGCCTTTTGACCAACAGCAGTCCTTCATGTATGTCGAGCTGCCCATAGGGATTGTGGAGACGGTCATCATCACCGAGGTGACCAGCCCACTGCGGGTGTTCTGCCAGCTCAAAGTTTGCTCGCAGGAACTAAAGAAACTCTCGGAGAAATTAACAAAGCATTACGAAGGCCGGACCTCCAGCTCCACTGGCCCTGATACGCTTGGATCTCCGTGTGCAGCGAGAGGAAATGACGGGAAGTGGTACCGGTCGGTCGTGCGGCAGATCCTTCCGGCCAACAACGCTGTGGAAGTGTTCAATGTCGACTCTGGAAAGAAACAGTTTGTTCTCGTGGACAATGTAAAACCGCTGGCGGCCGAGTTTTTCAGAATGCCGGTCATGACCTACATCACCTCCCTCCACGGCATCATCGACAAAGGGGTGGGCTGGACGGCCGGCCAAATCGACCAACTCCGGTCCCTTCTGCTGTGCCAAACCGTGGTCGCCAGATTCGAGTACCACAGCCTCTCGGAAGGCGTTCATTATGTCACGCTGTACGGCCAAGACAATAAAAACCTGAACACCTTGTTTGGCTCCACTGAGCGTTGCCTGCTGGAAAGCGAGAAGCTGCTTGTGGATTATGTTGGGGACGGCCCTTTGTGTAAGACCGGTGATCAAGCTCCACATGAAGGTCAAGGAGATGCCCAGAGCTCTCCCAAGGCTGTGAAGCTCGTCGGAAGAAAGACACCCAAAGAACAAATACCGGTGGAAGATCTTCCTCTCGGTTCTTCCCTTGTTGTGGTGGTCCTCCGTGTCTCTTCGCCGTCCGAGTTTTGGATTCAGACACAGAAATATGCCATCGAATTTGATCATCTGATGGCTGGCATTTCTGACCTGGACAGGGATCCGGTCAACCCAACTGTTGGCTCCTACTGTGCAGCTAGGCTACAAGATGGCCTTATGTACAGATCAAGGGTAGTTGAAGTGAGGGAAACCAAAATCAAAGTTTTCTTGGTTGATTATGGAAAAACAGAAGTTGTTGACCAGGGAAGCATCTGCTTTCTTCCAAACAAGTTCAGAGAGCTCCCTCAACTTGCATTACAATGTAAGCTTGCAGGCGTCAAGCCAAGAAACGAGAGGTGGACCCGCACAGAGGTCGACTTTTTCACAAGATCGGTTACAGATAAACTCCTGCACAGCCGGGTGGTCACCCAGTATGACGGTGGCTATGGTGTCCGACTGACGGACTCTGTAGCACATGGAGAAAAAGACGTGGGCAAGCTAATGTGCAGTTATGACATTGCAGTGCAGGATGATGCACAGAGTGAAGATGGGTACAAAGTCGCCTCTCCACATGCCATGACTACCCTGGCACCAAACCGTGGTGCCGCGCCATTGGTTGTCAAGGACTCTATCTCAGATTGTCAACCTCAAAACCCTGTTGATCTCAACAACAATGAGGGCCGACCTGCTACACTCGGTGAGCAAAGGTTTGCAATCGGAAGCACCCTTGAGGTCAACGTATCTTGCATTGAAAGCCCAAATGATTTCTGGTGCCAGTTGACTCGAAACATGACTTTTCTCAGACTGCTCATGCAGGACTTGCAGACCTACTACGCTGAGAGTCAGTTCTCTCCCTTTGCGGAAAAGTTATGCGTCGCTCGCCATCCTGACGATGGAATGTGGTACCGGGCCATTGTAATCCACAGGCATGTGACACGCCATGTCAATGTGCTGTTTGTGGACTTTGGAAAGACGAAGGCAGCTGTCCCCCTGTGCAACCTGAGGAAGATATGCCCAGCATTTCTGAAACTCAAGGGACAAGCTTTCCGCTGTTCTCTTTACAATCCTGAGGAACCATTGCCGCCTATTAAAGATTGGAACCAGGAGGCAAGGGCACAGTTCAAGGAATTTGTCGAGACTGCTGTGTCCAAGCATGTGGATTTAAAATGCACTGTGTACGCAACCATGTACAGTGAACAGAAGGTTCTGCATAACATTGTGGATCTGGAAACGCCTTTTGAAAGTGTTTGCACTCGTATGCTCCAGCTGTCAAAAAGCACGCCTCCAAAGAAGATTCCTGCGCCGTTGATTCGACTGGACACGTACTGTTACTCTGCACACAACATCAAAATGGGGACGGAGGAGATGATGACGGTAACATCTGTGGATAGCGCAAATCAGTTCTACTGCCAGCTGGACCGCAACTTTGATGTGGTGGAAGACCTCACAGTGAAGCTGCAGAGCTTGTGTGAACGACTAAAAAACGCTAAACTCCCCACATTGTTTGGAACGGTGTGCTTTGCAAAGTATCCCGATGGACACTGGTATAGAGGACTGATCAAGGCCACAAAGCCATCCATTCGTGTCTTCTTTGTAGATTATGGTGACACTCTCGAGGTGGACAAAGCGGGCATACTCCCTGTTCCTATGGAGGCTACTGAGATCATGATGGTGCCGGTGCAAGCGATCGAGTGTGGTCTCGCCGACGTCCCCGCCAATGTTCAAAGCGAGGTTAACAGCTGGTTTAAGACGAAAGCCACAGATGGTTCATTCAGAGGATTGGTTGTAGCCAAAGAACCATGCGGCAAACTCCTTGTTGAACTGTATGACGAAACAAGCCAAGTCAACTCTGAGATCAGAAAAACCTTCCTGACTGCCCTCCCAAAAGGTGTCCCAGAGTTGAAGGATAACACTCAGGCTCCAAAGAGAAAACCGTGTTCGGACCCAAAACCAGTGCCTCACCTTGAGAATGATGTTAAAGTATCAAGAGCAACCTCTTGGTCTGAAAACAGGCACTCGCAGCGACTCAATGAGAAGTCCAATCCCCTGACACAGGATCGCTACAAAACGCCACACCAAAGGAACATGGCCAGCCGGATAGAGGCGGGGCAACAGTGGACCGACCAAGTGGACACCCAACCAATAGAACAATATGTCCCTGAACAACGGCAACAGCGTTCTGTATCTCATCTACATTGCACAGAATCCCAGCAAAGTAAAGTGGTCTTGGAGCCTAAAAAGCCGGCCCCCAAGCAGTCAGAGAAACCAAGGACTTTGGATGTGAAAGTGGAACCTCTTCGGTATCTCCTACCTAATTTCTCCGAGGGGCAGAAATTGGAGGCCTATGTCGCAACCATTAAAGGGCCTCATACCTTCTGGTGTCAGCCTGCAGACGGTGAAGAGCTCGATAGAATCACCCATGCCGTTTCAGAGCTGGGAAACGCCGAACACAAGCCTCTTGATCCGAAGCTGCTCTCACACGGCAGAGCGTGTGTCGCCCTTTTCACAGACGAGCAGTGGTATCGAGCAGAGGTCCGCAGCCTGGATGGCAGCAAACTCTCTGCTCACTTCGTGGACTACGGAAACGACTCGCAAGTCAACATTAAAGATGTGAGGGAAATTACCTCTGAGCTCGTCAAGATTAAAGCGCAGGCGTTTCTGTGCGAGCTTGACGGGTTTGATGATGCAAATGGCTCCTGGACAGAGGGGGCAGTTGAACACATAGCGGAGCTCATGACGGACAAGTTGTTGGAGTTGACCGTTGTGAAGGTACTGGGGGAAGACGAGGGCAAATTCAAGTGCATTGTTCAGGTGTTGTGTGAAGGCAATAAGATTAATGCCACGGCAAGATCATACTGGAGAAGCTCCCGAACTGAAAATAACATTGATTCCACGGAACTATCGGCTGTGCACCCAACATTACTGCCCTGCGATTCTGCTGTCCAAGACACGGCGATGCCACAGTCCAAGAGTGAAGCAGAAGAACCTGAGCATCACACCATGGAGAAGGAATCTCCAAGAGACCCTCCAGATGAACAGCACACCGTTGGCTCTGAGAAGTCTGAGGAGCCTAGCATACTTTCTGAGGTGGCTATGGTGTCAGAACTGACTTCGGAAAGCCTGGATCAAACCACTCATTCACCGCAATCGGACTCTGTCGGTGATGAAGAGGTCCCCGTTTTATGTGAAGCTCAACCTGGAGATGGAGCCGCCCGACTATCGGATAAGGATGAAGCATGTCAACCGGAGTCGTTGAGCACAGACGACAGCGTGATCAAACCGGACCAGGACTGCCAACGTGATGACCCTCAAGTTGATGACAAGGGTTCAGGTCCTGATCAAGACGGCCTAGAAGATACTCCGGCAACTCTGGAACTGGATTTGGATTCTG AGTTTGGTGGACTGAGAGTGGCAGAAGCTCTGCCGGTGGGGGCCATGTGTATCATCCGGTCACAGACGAGCCAGCGATGGTGTCGAGCAATAATCCTGAAAAACCTACCGGACCACACGTTG GTTGTGTTGATcgatgaggagagggagatgctCGTCCGTCCAGACGCTGTATTTGAGTCGGTGGTGCCGCGAGCGGATCAG CTGGATGCAAACAACAACCAGTGCAGCGACCCCCACAGTGTCCCATTCCCAACCCAACTCCTGGCTG GTGAACTGAGTGACGACAGCGAGGGAACACTGGTGGGAGTGGAAGAAATG ACTTCGCGGGAGGACGGGGACTTGGAGACGTCCCTCAGCGAAGGCACCCCACCCAGAATGGATGGGCCACTACCT GTGCAGGACAACGGGGCGCCTTCAGCCCCCTGCGGGCCTTCACAGCCCGGCACTG cggctcctgacgagctgcTGGGcactgtggaggaggtggtgcatcCCTCTTCAGAGGAG gtggtgccCTGTACccgggaggaggtggtgaatcCCTCTTCAGAGGAGGTGCAGCAGAGGTCTACACAGGCGCTGAGCTGTCCTACAGAGAAGGAGGTGCAGCTGCCTCTTACAGACGCGGTGCTGATGCCCTCGAccaaggaggaggtgcaggtcAATCCATTAGCAGAGGAGGTGCCTTTGCCCTTTTCAGATGACGAGGAGGGGCTCCTTCCCTCCAGACTGGAGGGGCCTCCCctggcggaggaggtggtggtgtctcCTCCGGATGAG ACGGTGATGGAACAGGGACCTTCTCCGCGTGTGGGAGAACCTCGAG CAACAGCGGTGGCAGCCGGCAGGGAGCTGGCAGGAGACGAACGTCCAACAGAAGGACGTCCTCTGCAGGGGGCGGGAGCTAGAG GTCCGACCATGCTCCACCGTGCTATTCTGAACTTCTTCTGGTGGACAGGACTCTCCTCTGGACCGGTACCTGTGGACGAAGAGCAGGGGACCCCGGAGATTCAACCAATCGCAGCCCCACGGCGGGACGCG GAGGACCTGATGGAGAGGGTGCCGCTGGGCTCGGCGGGACAGAGTCTGG AAGCTCAGTTGTCATCGGTGACCCACCTGTCGCTGGTGATCCACGACAGCTCGGAGAACCTCACCAACGAGGAGTGA